One genomic segment of Pongo pygmaeus isolate AG05252 chromosome 19, NHGRI_mPonPyg2-v2.0_pri, whole genome shotgun sequence includes these proteins:
- the LOC134738750 gene encoding uncharacterized protein LOC134738750, giving the protein MSRNEAEARHLPPPLRLPCSSQLALYFLETATFLPPLPHSPVSTIIIITMIAITILTITNTIIIAITILTLTILTIINTSIFTITITIVITTFTITILTIIIIVTLPILKIIIIIIITITIIVTITILTIILIIITIILTITIAVIITTFTITILIITITITTITILTITMFTFTILTIIITFIILNITITSLSPPPPSPSPSSPSSSPPSQ; this is encoded by the coding sequence ATGTCTAGAAATGAGGCAGAGGCCCGACATCTTCCACCCCCACTAAGGTTGCCTTGCAGTTCCCAGCTGGCTCTATACTTCCTAGAAACTGCCACTTTTCTGCCTCCATTACCTCATAGCCCAGTcagcaccattatcatcatcaccatgatcGCCATCACCATCCTTACAATCACCAACACTATCATCATCGCCATCACCATTCTTAccctcaccattctcaccatcatcaaCACCAGCATCTTCACCATAACTATCACTATCGttatcaccaccttcaccatcaccatcctcaccataaTAATTATTGTCACCCTCCCCATCCtcaaaatcatcatcattatcatcattaccatcactatcatcgtcactatcaccattctcaccatcatcctcatcatcatcaccattatcctcACCATAACTATCGCTGTTATCATCACCactttcaccatcaccatccttatcatcaccatcacaatcaccaccatcaccattctcaccatcaccATGTTCACCTttaccattctcaccatcatcatcaccttcatcatcCTCAACATAACTATCACTTCATtatcaccacctccaccttcaccatcaccatcctcaccatcatcatcaccaccatcacaatga